In Brumimicrobium sp., the sequence GCTTGTGCTTCTTTTTTTCGTTGTTCACTGATGGATATATTGTTACGATTGATTTGCAAAGTCTTATTATGAACTTGTGCTGTATCAATACACTGTTTTAATGTCCAAGCCTCTTGAGCTTGGGCTACATTCCAGCCTGATAAAACTATCAAGCTAAGTATAAGTTTGCGAGTATTCACTAACATAATGAGATAAATTTTTTTATTTCTTTTTATTGATTGAAAAATAGGCAATAACCGTAAAAGCTATGGTAACACTAATTCTGAATAGCATTGCGAAAACAGTTTTTGTTTCGTAGATACCACCAGAATAAATATGAATAAACAAGCCTATCAATGCGACTACCAAAATGACGGTTGCTACCGATAAGGCTTTAAAAGTCCAACTTTTTATTTTCAGAAAACCATAAGCTGAAATAAGATAAAGCAAACTACTGATAAAATTTGCCCAAACAATAAACAAAACATAGTTTCCTTCTTTGGCTCGTATTCCAAACCAATCAAAAATTACGGAAGAACTAAGGAATAGCGTTAGTAAACCGAAGCCTGCTAAAATAAGAGAAGATAGAAATGGGATATACTTTTTTATAAGTTAACTATTTTATCAGTTTTTAAAAATGAAATACCCAACCAAATTACAGATGCAGTCATTGAC encodes:
- a CDS encoding TolC family protein, which translates into the protein MIVLSGWNVAQAQEAWTLKQCIDTAQVHNKTLQINRNNISISEQRKKEAQANLIPKVTANADYKYFMELPTQLMPMNALNPQAPEGQF